The Arachis ipaensis cultivar K30076 chromosome B03, Araip1.1, whole genome shotgun sequence region ACTGAATTTTATATATGCTTATTACTAatacttttatttcattttttccattcttttttttaggttcttaagataaggtattttgaaagtaaaaaaaaaaaagagaagatatttttggtacaatttgtatataaataagcaaaagaatgataATGACAAAATAAAAGAGATTATAGAAATATTTTTCATGTCTTAGAATCATTGAATATGAatataggaatatctttcattgaatatttataattttaccgaattttcaattaagtccctatatttttcttttcaattaggtccctaagggtataaaagtaatttcacaattgactaacatttttttgacgtttaatgttaatagggactaaattgaaaaaaaattaatgtataagatccaaataaaaagataaaaagtacaaggacctaattaaaaatctCGTAAAATTATAgaaaccaacagaataattaaaactaataaaaatcataatttttcttttatgttttattcttcctttttattttattttctcatccAAACAGAGAAGAATAAAATTTTCGAACGTCTACATAAGGCGGTGTAACAAACAGGCAAACATAGAGAGTGGAGtgttccatttcaaaattcaaaatttgaataaagcgaagaggaaaaagaaaaatggcTTCAGTTTCCGGCAACATGAAGGGTTTCTACAGGCAGAAGAAAAGCAACACCAAATCTTCCAAAAAAGCCTCTGCCAAGTCAGGTGCAGCCCAACCTACCGCTCTCGTCTCTCACGGAGGCAAACTTGATCTTCAAGGTCCCTATTCTCTTCTTCAATCATTCCCCTAATTCTATTTCCTCTATTAATTGATTAACGATGGTTTTGTTGAACTGCTGATCAGATGATTACAGTGCATGCGAGGCAATGCTG contains the following coding sequences:
- the LOC107631568 gene encoding DNA polymerase delta subunit 4 isoform X1, with protein sequence MASVSGNMKGFYRQKKSNTKSSKKASAKSGAAQPTALVSHGGKLDLQDDYSACEAMLRQFDMNMAYGPCAGMTRTARWERAQKLGLNPPQEIEKLLKSGKVQNESLWDGRI